A stretch of Actinomycetota bacterium DNA encodes these proteins:
- a CDS encoding helix-turn-helix domain-containing protein, translating to MKPRALQISVRKRRELLDFLKKTKDKEEYRRAVAVKQKMEGISYRNIAKNISVNYRNVYRMIDAYRKYGLDGIRSKRKNAGKIPKISSEKNKELIKEVVLKSPAAFGYLRNTWSIRLLARHLSKELKMNVSPMHTWRIIRSLGVSYKRPKLALEHDKDYEQKKKRIDNYKKVSAAFLKKSNVGI from the coding sequence ATGAAACCACGGGCTCTTCAAATATCCGTTAGGAAGAGGAGAGAATTGCTTGATTTCCTGAAGAAGACAAAGGACAAGGAAGAGTACAGACGTGCAGTGGCTGTAAAACAGAAGATGGAAGGTATTTCGTACAGAAACATAGCCAAGAATATCAGTGTTAATTACAGGAATGTATACCGTATGATAGATGCTTATAGAAAATATGGTCTTGATGGTATAAGGAGTAAGAGAAAGAATGCAGGTAAAATACCTAAGATATCTTCCGAAAAGAACAAGGAGCTCATAAAAGAAGTAGTACTGAAATCACCAGCAGCATTTGGATATCTAAGGAACACATGGAGTATCAGATTACTTGCAAGGCATCTATCTAAGGAACTTAAGATGAATGTTAGTCCTATGCATACATGGAGGATCATCCGGAGTCTTGGCGTATCTTACAAAAGACCAAAGCTTGCACTAGAACATGATAAAGACTATGAGCAGAAGAAAAAGAGGATAGACAATTACAAGAAGGTATCGGCAGCATTTTTAAAAAAGAGTAATGTTGGGATTTGA